The genomic region TCCCCCACAAGGCGCTACGTCATTGTAAGTGTGTCGGAAGACTATACGATTAGAAAAGTCAAAGTGATTACAGGGCAGATGTTGGCCCCGCTTGATACAACTGGCACTCTTACAAGTAAGTATCAAGCGAGCTGTATTCTCAGGGCCGAATCAACAGAACTGATAACTGCAAATGACACTGCTCCTATTAGCCCACTAGTGGATGACACTATACAGCCAGCGGATATTGACGCGCCTACTGATCACCCTACTAGAGGTAAACTTCTTTCAATTGGTTCCCTATATAAGATTCTCTCGCCGTTAGTCGGCCAGAGTTTTATTAACTTGGGTATAGACCAAGAAAGAAATAGAGGAGCTGAGCTTCATAAGCTGGTCTGTGAAGCGATTGGATATCCCAGATATCAGGACAACGGCCAATTTCCGGATATTCAACATCAGCTCCTGGAAGTCAAACTACAAACCTCTCCTACAATTGATTTAGGAGTCGTCCGGCCAAATGATTCAGCGCCCCTAGATGTACCTATGATCCAAGGGGTACAAGTAAGACACTGCGACGTAAGATATGCGGTTTTCTATGCCGAAATAGTTAATGACAGAG from Deinococcus detaillensis harbors:
- a CDS encoding restriction endonuclease translates to MTIDSLTEAQRFPVAISKSNLTIYDSVTIGDPELWIPISELELLLDDGLRGVSLAGFAIRTRSKIVKEHICRILGYPMPKSFIKTQPRFPGQEFDVYVQKSNNLQIWNEEISPTRRYVIVSVSEDYTIRKVKVITGQMLAPLDTTGTLTSKYQASCILRAESTELITANDTAPISPLVDDTIQPADIDAPTDHPTRGKLLSIGSLYKILSPLVGQSFINLGIDQERNRGAELHKLVCEAIGYPRYQDNGQFPDIQHQLLEVKLQTSPTIDLGVVRPNDSAPLDVPMIQGVQVRHCDVRYAVFYAEIVNDRVVITHFFLSTGESFFERFPQFGGKVMNAKLQLPLPSGFFGV